From a single Brassica rapa cultivar Chiifu-401-42 chromosome A01, CAAS_Brap_v3.01, whole genome shotgun sequence genomic region:
- the LOC103856262 gene encoding peroxisomal (S)-2-hydroxy-acid oxidase GLO5, translating into MLLFLFHMLKKKTFRPRILKDVSEIDVSTRVLGFNISMPIMVAPTAMQKMAHPDGELATARATSAAGTIMTLSTCATCSVEEVASTGPGIRFFQLYVYKDRNVVRQLVKRAEEAGFTAIALTVDTPRFGRREADIKNRFALPRDLTLKNFEGLDLGEIDKTDGSWLASYAASQVDQSLSWKDIKWLQSITSLPIILKGVLTAEDARVAVEYGAAGIIVSNHGARQLDYVPPTIMALEEVVKAVEGRIPVFLDGGVRRGTDVFKALALGASGVFVGRPTLFSLAADGEAGVRKMLQMLRDELELTMALSGCSSLREISRNHIKTDWDFPHYLPAKL; encoded by the exons ATgttacttttcctttttcatatgttgaaaaaaaaaacgtttagGCCTCGGATTCTCAAAGATGTAAGCGAGATTGATGTGAGCAcaagggttttagggtttaacATTTCCATGCCAATCATGGTTGCTCCTACAGCAATGCAGAAAATGGCTCACCCTGATG GCGAGCTTGCAACCGCCAGAGCTACTTCCGCTGCTGGAACGATCATG ACTTTATCTACATGTGCTACTTGTAGTGTTGAGGAAGTTGCTTCCACAGGACCTGGTATTCGTTTCTTCCAACTCTAT GTCTATAAGGACAGAAACGTGGTTAGACAGCTTGTGAAACGAGCTGAAGAAGCTGGATTCACAGCGATTGCGCTTACTGTAGATACCCCTAGGTTTGGACGCAGAGAAGCCGACATCAAAAACAG ATTCGCGCTTCCTCGAGATCTAACTTTGAAGAACTTTGAAGGGTTGGATCTTGGGGAAATAGATAAG ACCGATGGCTCATGGCTAGCTTCTTATGCTGCAAGTCAAGTTGATCAATCACTTAGCTGGAAG gATATAAAGTGGCTCCAATCAATCACAAGCTTGCCAATAATTCTCAAGGGTGTTCTTACAGCTGAGGATG CAAGGGTCGCCGTTGAATATGGAGCTGCAGGGATTATAGTTTCTAACCATGGAGCTCGTCAGCTCGATTATGTCCCTCCAACTATAATGGCCCTTGAAGAG GTGGTTAAAGCCGTGGAGGGTCGGATTCCGGTGTTTCTTGACGGTGGGGTTCGCCGTGGAACAGATGTATTTAAAGCATTGGCTCTAGGAGCTTCAGGTGTCTTT GTTGGGAGGCCAACCTTGTTCTCGCTTGCAGCGGACGGAGAGGCCGGAGTGAGGAAGATGCTGCAAATGCTAAGAGATGAGCTCGAGCTGACAATGGCACTAAGTGGGTGCAGTTCTCTGAGAGAGATCAGTAGAAACCACATCAAGACCGATTGGGACTTTCCTCATTACCTCCCGGCCAAGCTATAG
- the LOC103856280 gene encoding protease Do-like 5, chloroplastic, whose amino-acid sequence MMDVALASSKACSSISYTFTPFSRSSSVLACSGSNPDQRRRTVIFGSSLALASSLLASNQQRFPVESAIALEQLKEEKLEEEEERNVNLFQKTSPSVVYIEDIELPKTSSDESNVEDNAKIEGTGSGFVWDKLGHIVTNYHVIAKLATDQSGLQRCKVSLVDAMGTRFTKDGKIVGLDPDNDLAVLKIETEGRELKPVALGTSSDLRVGQSCFAIGNPYGYENTLTIGVVSGLGREIPSPNGKSIREAIQTDADINSGNSGGPLLDSYGHTIGVNTATFTRKGTGMSSGVNFAIPIDTVVRTVPYLIVYGTAYRDRF is encoded by the exons atGATGGACGTGGCTCTTGCTTCTTCCAAAGCTTGTTCCTCAATCTCCTATACTTTCACTCCATTCAGCCGGTCGAGTTCAGTGTTAGCTTGCTCCGGTTCGAATCCTGATCAGAGAAGAAGAACCGTGATCTTCGGTTCGAGCTTAGCCCTCGCTTCGTCTCTGCTCGCTTCCAATCAGCAGAGATTTCCAGTGGAATCTGCGATCGCATTGGAACAACTGAAAGaagaaaagcttgaggaagaagaagagagaaatgtCAATCTCTTCCAG AAAACTTCGCCTTCTGTTGTGTACATCGAAGACATTGAGCTTCCCAAAACTTCCTCTGATGAATCCAATGTTGAGGATAATGCAAAGATCGAAGGGACAGGTTCTGGCTTCGTTTGGGACAAGCTTGGTCACATT GTGACAAATTATCATGTGATTGCCAAGTTAGCTACAGATCAAAGTGGATTACAACGTTGTAAG GTATCTCTAGTTGATGCCATGGGGACAAGATTTACCAAGGATGGGAAAATTGTGGGTCTTGATCCAGACAATGATCTTGCTGTTTTGAAG ATTGAAACCGAGGGACGTGAGTTGAAACCTGTTGCTCTTGGTACCTCCAGTGATCTACGCGTAGGTCAGAGTTGCTTTGCGATAGGGAATCCGTATGGATATGAAAACACTTTGACAATAGGG GTAGTGAGTGGGTTGGGAAGAGAGATACCTTCACCCAACGGGAAGAGTATTCGAGAAGCTATTCAAACAGATGCTGACATTAACTCAGGCAATTCTGGAGGGCCATTGCTTGATTCTTATGGCCATACCATAGGCGTCAACACTGCCACATTCACCCGCAAAG GGACTGGTATGTCTTCCGGAGTGAACTTTGCCATTCCCATTGACACAGTTGTACGAACAGTACCTTACCTCATTGTGTATGGAACAGCTTACAGAGACAGATTCTAA
- the LOC103856271 gene encoding uncharacterized protein LOC103856271: MEQIDAGGSTTVAASTSEDSSLDPIARVRKLLFRQMLVGIKDGRFFLGSFHCIDKQGNIILQDTVEYRSIRRSSPSPTEQRCLGMILIPASCRTSCHVDCSIEEQLSLIQLKE, encoded by the coding sequence ATGGAACAAATAGATGCAGGAGGAAGCACCACCGTCGCTGCGTCGACCTCTGAAGACTCGAGTTTAGATCCGATAGCACGAGTGAGGAAGCTCTTGTTCCGCCAGATGCTCGTTGGAATCAAAGACGGGAGATTCTTCCTTGGCAGTTTCCACTGCATTGACAAACAAGGAAACATCATTCTCCAAGACACCGTTGAGTATCGCAGCATCAGAAGATCCTCTCCTTCCCCTACTGAACAGCGTTGTCTTGGTATGATCCTCATCCCTGCCTCTTGCAGGACCTCTTGCCATGTTGATTGCTCTATCGAGGAACAGCTTTCGTTGATTCAGCTCAAAGAGTAG
- the LOC103856300 gene encoding F-box protein At4g18380 translates to MAVIHRSDPLSRIHPEPLDPPDFFDHLPDSILLLVFNRIGDVKALGRCGVVSKRFHSLVPQVENVVVRVDCVISDDDDPSSLSPDKPRSSASPFSAIFRLIFKPLHALTQLLSTKRSSSSSSSPSPSSSLSITGGGEDGEIEQGGVTHHSPTQVLKNFNEIRLLRIELPAGELGIDDGVLLKWRAEFGSTLENCVILGASSVATDPPPSDGDSAAAAVEDNGSIPESFYTNGGLKLRVVWTISSLIAASARHYLLQPIIAEHKTLDSLVLTDTDGQGVLCMNRDQLEELRVKPLSASSASKRTLVPALNMRLWYAPSLELPDGTVLKGATLVAIRPSESKKEVCDVSWVSSAFDGAYGVAAKMLVKRRTYCLEMNSF, encoded by the coding sequence ATGGCCGTTATCCACCGTTCAGATCCGCTCTCTCGGATCCACCCGGAACCGCTAGACCCACCCGACTTCTTCGACCACCTCCCCGACTCCATCCTCCTCCTCGTCTTCAACCGCATCGGCGACGTCAAAGCCCTCGGCCGATGCGGCGTCGTTTCCAAGAGATTCCACTCCCTCGTCCCCCAAGTCGAAAACGTCGTCGTTCGCGTCGACTGCGTCATCTCCGACGACGACGATCCCTCCTCCCTCTCCCCCGACAAGCCTCGCTCCTCCGCCTCCCCCTTCTCCGCCATCTTCCGCCTCATCTTCAAGCCTTTACACGCTTTGACGCAGCTCCTCTCCACGAAACGCTCATCATCCTCATCGTCGTCACCGTCTCCTTCCTCGTCGTTGTCCATCACCGGAGGAGGAGAAGACGGAGAGATCGAGCAAGGCGGCGTGACTCACCACTCCCCGACGCAGGTCCTCAAAAACTTCAACGAGATTCGTCTCCTCCGCATCGAGCTTCCCGCCGGCGAGCTAGGCATAGACGACGGCGTTTTGCTGAAATGGCGTGCGGAGTTCGGGTCAACCCTCGAGAATTGCGTCATCCTCGGCGCCTCCTCCGTGGCCACGGACCCTCCTCCTTCCGACGGCGACAGCGCGGCGGCGGCGGTGGAGGACAACGGGAGCATACCGGAGTCGTTCTACACGAACGGAGGGCTGAAGCTTCGTGTCGTGTGGACGATCAGCTCCCTGATCGCTGCCTCCGCGAGGCACTACTTGCTTCAGCCGATCATCGCTGAGCACAAGACGCTTGATAGTTTGGTGCTGACGGATACCGATGGGCAAGGAGTGCTTTGTATGAACAGAGATCAGTTGGAGGAGTTGAGGGTGAAACCGTTGTCTGCTTCTTCGGCTTCTAAGAGGACGCTTGTGCCGGCTCTGAACATGAGACTTTGGTATGCTCCTTCTTTGGAGTTGCCTGATGGGACTGTGTTGAAAGGTGCGACTTTGGTCGCGATTAGACCTAGTGAGTCGAAGAAGGAGGTGTGTGATGTGTCTTGGGTTTCTTCTGCGTTTGATGGGGCTTATGGGGTGGCTGCTAAGATGCTTGTTAAGAGGAGGACTTACTGTCTTGAGATGAACTCGTTCTAA
- the LOC103856291 gene encoding KH domain-containing protein At4g18375, which translates to MSDRKKRKSNHNDNNNQRRRISNDNNETTNKEDLVIYRILCPVGIIGGVIGKSGKVINAIRDTTKAKVKVFDQSPGCTQRVITIYSSVKEKVDVTETETEPLCCAQDALLRVHDTIVSCVESAGGGEKNGNKKEECRLLVPSSQASAVIGKAGAVIKSIRRRTGASVEVDSKDVSDPSHACALDFDNVVLISGEHESVKKALYAVSATMYKTNPREQIPLDSTTVQETPASVVIPTEVSSYVYQRAGVPTFVNASEFQGYAETTSPAVSHGFGGSSGSKELVLKVLCPVSSIGRVIGREGSTINGMREASGSRIEVNKANHGDDECVIIVTATESPDDMKSMAVEAILLLQEKINDDDEETVKMQLIVPSKAIGCVIGKSGSVITQIRKRTNASIRISKGNNDDLVEVSGEVSSVRDALIQIVLRLREDVLEDRGSVSARNPPSRSDHSGFTLPPFVSSVPEYASVDFDQRRETGESSLGMVSSDRFYGYESSFPARDHGLVSVGPYSYGGLYQSSALEILVPASAVSKVIGKGGGNLENIRRISGAMVEVSDSKTSHGDRIALVSGTPEQMRSAENLFQAFIMST; encoded by the exons ATGAGTGACCGTAAGAAACGAAAATCCAATCACAACGACAACAACAATCAAAGGAGGCGAATTTCAAACGATAACAACGAAACCACCAACAAAGAAGACCTCGTAATCTACAGAATCCTCTGCCCCGTCGGAATCATCGGTGGCGTCATAGGCAAGAGCGGCAAAGTCATAAACGCCATCAGGGACACCACCAAGGCCAAAGTCAAAGTCTTTGACCAGTCACCTGGCTGCACCCAAAGAGTCATCACAATCTACTCTTCGGTTAAGGAGAAAGTCGACGTAACAGAGACCGAAACAGAGCCTCTGTGCTGTGCGCAAGATGCTCTTCTCAGAGTCCACGACACGATCGTGAGCTGTGTGGAGAGTGCTGGTGGTGGAGAGAAGAATGGTAATAAGAAGGAGGAGTGTCGTCTTTTGGTTCCCTCTAGCCAAGCTTCTGCTGTGATTGGTAAAGCTGGTGCGGTTATCAAGAGCATTAGGAGAAGAACTGGAGCTAGTGTTGAGGTTGATTCTAAAGATGTCTCGGATCCTTCTCATGCTTGTGCCTTGGATTTTGACAATGTAGTTCTG atatCTGGTGAGCATGAATCTGTGAAGAAGGCTCTTTACGCTGTTTCTGCTACCATGTACAAGACCAACCCTCGTGAACAGATTCCTCTAGATTCAACAACCGTGCAAGAAACTCCAGCTAGTGTTGTGATTCCAACGGAGGTTTCTAGTTATGTCTATCAGAGGGCAGGTGTTCCAACGTTTGTGAATGCATCTGAGTTTCAGGGCTATGCAGAAACCACTAGTCCTGCTGTGTCTCATGGTTTTGGCGGGTCTTCTGGATCGAAAGAGCTGGTTTTGAAGGTGTTGTGCCCTGTGTCCAGTATCGGCCGTGTTATCGGGAGAGAAGGTTCAACCATTAATGGAATGAGAGAAGCGAGCGGTTCTCGTATTGAGGTTAATAAAGCAAATCATGGTGATGATGAGTGTGTTATTATTGTCACCGCTACAGAG TCTCCTGATGATATGAAGTCTATGGCTGTTGAAGCTATTCTTCTTCTGCAAGAGAAGatcaatgatgatgatgaggagacTGTTAAGATGCAACTAATTGTTCCTTCCAAGGCTATTGGATGCGTTATAGGGAAAAGCGGTTCTGTCATAACCCAAATCAGGAAAAGAACCAACGCCAGTATCCGTATCTCCAAAGGGAATAACGATGATCTCGTTGAG GTATCTGGTGAAGTCAGCAGTGTGAGAGATGCTCTCATTCAGATTGTTCTAAGACTCCGAGAAGATGTTTTAGAAGATAGAGGCAGTGTCTCTGCTAGGAATCCTCCTTCAAGATCTGATCATTCCGGTTTTACACTTCCTCCTTTTGTATCTTCTGTTCCAGAATATGCTTCTGTAGATTTTGATCAGAGGCGAGAGACAGGGGAAAGCAGTTTGGGAATGGTTTCTTCAGACAGATTCTATGGTTATGAAAGTAGTTTCCCG GCAAGAGATCATGGTTTGGTATCAGTCGGTCCATACTCATATGGAGG ATTGTATCAATCTTCTGCCTTGGAGATTCTTGTCCCGGCGAGTGCAGTGAGTAAAGTTATCGGCAAAGGAGGAGGCAATTTGGAGAACATAAGAAGG ATATCAGGAGCGATGGTAGAAGTTTCGGATTCCAAAACTTCACACGGTGATCGCATTGCTCTCGTATCAGGCACACCTGAACAGATGCGTAGTGCAGAGAACTTGTTCCAAGCTTTTATTATGTCCACTTGA